A segment of the Capnocytophaga sp. ARDL2 genome:
CATCTACACAGGTGGATTATTATTTGCTTGTTGATAAAAAAGAATATCAAGGAAAAGCTTACAGACAACAAAGTGGTTTTTCAAGAAATAGATGTACATATAGGAAAACAAAACATACAATTGATAAGAAAAAATGCCAAAAGAATAGAGGAGGTAAAAAAAGATCTGGAGGAAGCAATTGTTGAAAAAACGGAACAATCATTGGTTCATAAATTTGAAAATCACTCCAGTTGGACAGTACATCCCAATCCGTCAAAAACATCGAGTGATATCTATTGCCGATTCGATTTTCCAGAAAATAAAAAAGTACGATTGGCGATTTATCAAACTGACGGACGATTTATAAAACAGTTTTCAGAAATAAACACAGCCACACAGCCAACATTTGTATTTCAGTTGGATACCGTAGGTAGCTATATGCTCATTGCCTATTTTGAAGATAGAGTTGAGTTGAGGAAAATTGTGGTTTTAGATTGATTTTTTTAACACATAGGCTCATAGGAAACATAATTTTTTATGTATAATAATCTATGTTTTCTCTATAAGCGAAGCATCTCTGATTTATGGGAAAGTCTTTTTAATATTGGTTTTGACCATATTAAAATATACTATTCAGATAGAAAAGAATGTAAAGACGAACCTTAAAACCCCAATAATATACATCATCAATATAGTTTTTATTAGTAATTTTTGCAAAAAACTTATTTGTATTAATAAATAAATATAATTTTTAACCCAATAAAAATACATTACCTTATGAGACGACACCAAAAGACTATTAGTTGGTTTTTCTTGTACCTATTTGTTTTTCAAATAGGTATAGAATCGGTATATGCGTTGAAAAATCATGATATAATTTCATATAGATTTTGGAATTCTAAAGAAAATATTAATATAAGTGCGAGTTTCTTAACTCCTCAAGTCAGCCCCCTAACCTCTACACCAGTAAAAGCCGAACTGTACGAAGTAAAAGAGGGAACTAATACTGTCGCGTGTAGTAATAACACCGAATACACAAACTTGAAATCTGGCACGAGACAAAGCCGACTGAACGAAGTTAACCAAGGAACTTCCAACCATTTCATCATTGGTTATCACCCTGCGACTGGTGTGGATGAGCCGTTTGACAATGTGTTTGTGTTTGATTGGGAGACAAAAGATGTTGACAAACAAGTATTTTTGACTGCGGATGTCAAAGGTGTGAGCAATGCTTCGGGCTTGAGTTTTTCTGTAAACCAACAACAAGTGGTTGGTGGGTATTTTGTGGAAAAATCCAACGATTGGAAACGCATAAAAATTCCGTTGTCAACTACTCATTTACACAATGGTAAAAATCATATTTTGTTTACCAATGGTGACAATCAACAGTTGTTTTACGAACTGAAAAATCTACAAATCCAGATTGAAAACACTAATAAAAACACAGATTTTCAATTGTTTGATGAGCAGGTTTTATTTACGCATAATCAAAAGGCGTATCTAAAAGGTACTGTTCAACCCAATGTGAAAAACATTCGTATAAATGGCGTAAAAGCTCAACTGCAAGGCGATTTTTTCGAGGTAGTTTTTCCTATGGAAAGCAATTGCAATAGCGTCACTATCGAATTGGATAAATCCAATACTACAGAAAGTCTTCAACATACTTTTTCAGAACAAAAAGAACTGACTTTCGCTCAAAAAATGGAAGAATTTTCTTTGTCCACAGCGGTTCAGTTTGATGCAAATTCTTCAACTTGGCAAGTAAGTCTTCCATCCCTTTTTTTAGAAATCCCCTCAGAATCTTATCCGAAGGCATCGCAAATTACCGCAACGCCTTTGCGTCCTCGTGATGTGGCTCCTTTGGGACAAAAAATCGTGAATGTTACTGCTACCAATAGCGGGTATCGCCTATTGCCAGCTGGGGCAAAATTTTCTGAAAGTCTATCACTTTCCTTGGGGATTGATGATCAAAAATTACCCAAAGGCTATCATTTGCACGATGTGCAAATTTTTTATTTCGATGTCGATGAAAAGCGTTGGGTAGCTATCGAAACCAAAAGTATTGATACAGAAAATAATACGATTACAGGGCTTACCAATCATTTTACCGATTTTATTGCAGGGGTGATTCAAGCACCCGAACATCCAGAGGGTGAAGCGTTTGCACCGACCACGATTAGCGATATGCAAGTGGCTCAACCCTTGGCAAATCAAATGCAAATTGCTCCACCCACTGCCAATCAGCTGGGAGATGGTCGCATCGAATTTCCGATACACATTCCCAGTGGTCGCAACGGTTTGCAACCCAATTTGAGCCTTTCGTACAACCACAGCGGTTCGAGTAGCGTAGTGGGGTATGGTTGGGATTTGCCTATTCCGTCGATTGCCATCAATTCCAAATTTGGAGTACCCGAATTTCACGCCCAAAAAGAAACGGAAAGTTACCTTTTCAACGGCGAAGAATTGTTGCAAAAAAATGGAAGCAACCTCTATTTAGCGCATAGAGAAGAACATCACATTAACCGAACTTCGCCTGCGTTTTTTTATCCCAAAGTAGAAGGAGATTTTTCACGAATCGAGCGATTGGGTACTGCTCCAAATGCATATTCGTGGGTGGTTTGGGACAAATTGGGAACCAAATATTACTACGGAACTCATTTAAATTCAAGAATGTACGATTCGGCAACTGGAAACATCAGCCAATGGTTTTTGGACAAAATCGAAGACAAAAATGGCAATTATATTTCGTATAATTATCATACAAAACATTATGAATCAGATCATTTAGAAGGAGGAAAAGAAGTTTTGTTGGGATCTATTGGATACACTTTTCATCTCAATTTACCTTATGGAAACTTCAACCGACATCAGATAAATTTCATTTATTCTGATGCTTCTCGACCGGATGCTACGATTAGCTACCGCAATGGATTTAAGGAAGTTAGTGCCTCTGTATTAGAAAAAATCGAAGTTTCATCTTATGATACTGGTAGAAAAAAATCCGAATATGGTATCAATTATTTACTCAATCATTCGACAGGTGTTTTTTCAAAACATTTATTACAATCTATTGAAACACAGTATGTAAAGTACAATGCTCAAGGAGGAATAGAAAGTTCGCATTCGTATCATCACGCCTTTGATTATTACAATGATGTATCTGGTGGTTTGTTTGGCGAAGAGCGTATTTTGAATACTCCGAGCGATATTGGTTTGGGAATTATTGACGACTTAGATTTTCTCAACAAGGTAGATTTGTCGATGCTCCATGCCTCGGTGGACAAGGGGGTAGAACAAAAGCACATCGAAGGTGGCGTAGGCGTTGGATTGGGAACATTAGCATCCAACAATCCCATCACCTATATAGGGACAATCAGCACGGCGTTTGCCTTTCCGGTGCGTGTTACCAACAAACCAATAGTGCAACTGGTTGATATTGATGCAGATGGATTGCCAGACAAAGTGGTAAAAATTGGCAATCAGTGGAAGTATCGAAAAAATCTCGATGGACTGGCATTTTCGCCTCAATTGTACTCTATCCACAATTTCAACGAGTTGAATGTAACCGCATCAAAAACAGTAAATAAGCCCGATATAAATCTCAATTTGTTTCATACAACGATTGGTTTTTCTAAAAACAATACGCTGAGCAATACAACCACCTATCTCTCGGATGTCAATGCCGACGGTATTCTCGATTATGTCCGAGACAAAAAGGTGTTTTTCGGAAAAATAGACTCAACCTTAGGTCAGCCGACGTTTACGGTCAATAGTGCCGAAACACCCAATGTGATTTACAAAGGTTCTGAGGTAGAGGAGTCGGTTCTCAATCAGCCGGTTGAGTTTTCTAATGCCAACGATTTGATGGAAATTGTCAAGGTTTGGCGTGCTCCAAAATCGGGAAAAATCAATATTAATGGTACGGTTTCAAAGGATTTTACCTCGGTAGATCAAGGAGTACGTGTGGCGATTCAGCGTAGTTATTGGCAAACGTTTTCCAATGGAAATTTTTTGCTAAATGATGAAGAGGAAAATGATGAGTCTTTGATTGAAAATGATGAATTCGTTGAAGAATTAGTCGAAAATTCAGTTGAAAATGATGATTTCGTTGAAGAATTAGTCGAAAATTTAGTTGAAAATGATGAATTCGTTGAAGAATTAGTCGAAAATTCAGTTGAAAGTGATGATTTCGTTGAAGAATTAGTCGAAAATTCAGTTGAAAGTGGTGATTTCGTTCAAGAATTAGTCGAAAATTCAGTTGAAAGTGGTGATTTCGTTCAAGAATTAGTCGAAAATTCAGTTGAAAATGATGATTTCGTTGAAGAATTAGTCGAAAATTCAGTTGAAAGTGATGATTTCGTTGAAGAATTAGTTGAAAATCATTTCAGTCCGATAGGAATAGGTAGATTTTATACCAATTCATATATCCTTTCTCCCTCGTTGATGGTTGCTCAATCTATGCCGACCAATTTTCAAAATATTTCGGTAACGAAAGGAGATTTGATTTTTTTTAGGGTAAACAGTAGTCAGATTCCGGTGGATGAATTGTCGATTACTTGGAATCCTGAAATTGTTTATACCAATGAAAATTTTGAGTCGCCCAATAGCTATAAACAATATTCTAGCAACTACAGCGATGCCTTTGTTTATGGGACTTCTCAACCCAAAATCGAAGTAATCAAAGAGCCTGGGGTCTATCAATTGGGGTGGAATGCGTTTCCAATAAACAATGTTACTTTTCAAGGAGCGGAGCTTTCTGACGAAGTGCGTATTCGTTTTTCGGTTTATAAAACTGCTCAAAATGGCGTACAATTGGTCGAGCAAAAAGAAACCATCATTCCTATTAATGGAAATCATTTGGTTCAAGCTCCTCATTTTCAACTCAATCTTTCTCAAATCGATAAATACAATCCAGATACCTATCGTTTTGTAAAAGTGGAGGTATTGGCAAATTCGCAAATCAATTGGAAAAAATTGGATACTAAATTCAACCCTTTTTTCCAAAAAATAGGCGGAGAAAAGGTGGATTTGATTCCTTATTATCAAGTGTTTGCCAATCAGCATACACAATACGCTCCGTCTGTTTTGGTGGGTAGCCCTAAAAAGGTGGTGGTCAAACACAATTTTAGTT
Coding sequences within it:
- a CDS encoding T9SS type A sorting domain-containing protein — translated: MVHKFENHSSWTVHPNPSKTSSDIYCRFDFPENKKVRLAIYQTDGRFIKQFSEINTATQPTFVFQLDTVGSYMLIAYFEDRVELRKIVVLD